One stretch of Saccharopolyspora erythraea DNA includes these proteins:
- a CDS encoding FUSC family protein, which yields MAGVNAGVAGSVLKRVRARLATEAGAPDPRQRQYAVLVAVAVVGATALGWIFDLHTPGIVAGVTAVFALVATSGQALRSDLHRFVWFTPALALVMTLGPVLSNVPVLAGIAVAAVVFGAGMLPAMGEHYRVGGQTLAAATLFSTTTGIGSDQSVLVLLASSAAGVAFALLLRVLVGLGDPTRATRIAVAGTLLEPGPGVVELAAGAWRADGASTWLGQVLAGAARFRAARETLLAQAQQVGRLEAERLREIVAEADRVAAQLAIAVRSRACSGLPASARLDPAEVVLRRGGRQDLPDAARGLNQGLDRIRAAVVERDETPATPPAPGGRRERAMGAIRAHLSMRSSLFRHALRCTLAVGVGMVIVLLLNDPSESGLLLALYVVLQPAARDSMNGALERTGGSVLGVVALAALITLLPGAYLLVPLVVAAMLVNIDRLRTDYRTLLGALIVITVVDQAMQLDRPLVNVAISFAANTAIGAAIALSVGYVSYLVLPSSALPNVRGAIRSTVWSVSELLRSVRAAGQGANLRQALHSAHVLAMRRTQDLLGMPALLDDNDEETEDERVTRDAAVALDALRQDVATLAFRPEAERAIAVPALRAVDDLLAGKTSAKIPDVAENAAPATELLASSLVENALHARAAIDRTFGYDSPWKSYTISFVRPERLHIK from the coding sequence ATGGCAGGGGTTAACGCGGGCGTGGCTGGATCGGTGTTGAAACGGGTGCGGGCTCGACTGGCCACCGAGGCGGGGGCACCTGATCCCAGACAGCGCCAGTACGCCGTGCTGGTCGCCGTCGCGGTGGTGGGCGCGACGGCGCTCGGCTGGATCTTCGACCTGCACACCCCCGGGATCGTCGCCGGGGTGACGGCGGTGTTCGCGCTTGTCGCCACGAGCGGTCAGGCTCTGCGCTCGGACCTGCACCGCTTCGTCTGGTTCACGCCAGCGCTGGCTCTGGTGATGACGCTGGGGCCGGTGCTCTCCAACGTCCCGGTGCTGGCCGGTATCGCGGTGGCGGCCGTGGTCTTCGGAGCAGGAATGCTGCCCGCGATGGGCGAGCACTACCGCGTCGGCGGCCAGACGCTGGCTGCCGCGACGCTGTTCTCGACCACGACCGGCATCGGCAGCGACCAGTCGGTGCTGGTGCTGCTGGCCTCCTCGGCCGCCGGTGTGGCTTTCGCGCTGCTGCTGAGGGTTCTGGTCGGACTCGGCGACCCGACCCGGGCCACCCGCATCGCAGTCGCGGGCACGCTGCTCGAACCCGGCCCCGGAGTCGTCGAACTCGCCGCAGGCGCCTGGCGGGCCGACGGTGCGAGCACGTGGCTCGGTCAGGTGCTCGCGGGCGCGGCCCGGTTCCGGGCGGCGCGCGAGACGCTGCTCGCGCAGGCCCAGCAGGTCGGGCGGCTGGAAGCCGAGCGGCTGCGGGAGATCGTCGCCGAGGCCGACCGGGTCGCCGCGCAGCTCGCGATCGCCGTGCGGTCCAGGGCGTGCAGCGGGCTGCCCGCGTCGGCCCGGCTCGACCCGGCCGAGGTGGTCCTGCGGCGCGGCGGCAGGCAGGACCTGCCGGACGCGGCGCGCGGGCTCAACCAGGGCCTGGACCGCATCCGCGCCGCAGTGGTCGAGCGCGACGAGACGCCCGCGACACCGCCCGCGCCGGGCGGGCGGCGCGAGCGCGCGATGGGCGCGATCCGCGCGCACCTGTCGATGCGGTCCTCGCTGTTCCGCCACGCTCTGCGCTGCACGCTCGCGGTCGGCGTCGGCATGGTGATCGTGCTGCTGCTCAACGACCCGTCGGAGTCGGGTCTGCTGCTGGCGCTGTACGTGGTGCTGCAACCGGCGGCCCGCGACAGCATGAACGGCGCGCTGGAGCGAACCGGCGGCTCGGTGCTCGGCGTGGTCGCGCTGGCCGCGCTGATCACCCTGCTGCCCGGCGCCTACCTGCTGGTCCCGCTGGTCGTCGCGGCGATGCTGGTCAACATCGACCGGCTGCGCACGGACTACCGGACGCTGCTCGGCGCGCTCATCGTGATCACCGTCGTCGACCAGGCGATGCAGCTGGACCGGCCGCTGGTCAACGTGGCGATCAGCTTCGCGGCCAACACCGCCATCGGCGCGGCCATCGCGCTCAGCGTCGGCTACGTCAGCTACCTGGTGCTGCCCAGCAGCGCGCTGCCGAACGTGCGCGGCGCCATCCGCTCCACCGTGTGGTCGGTGTCGGAGCTGCTGCGCAGCGTCCGGGCCGCCGGGCAGGGCGCCAACCTGCGGCAGGCACTGCACTCGGCGCACGTGCTGGCGATGCGGCGCACCCAGGACCTGCTCGGGATGCCCGCCCTGCTCGACGACAACGACGAGGAGACCGAGGACGAGCGGGTCACCCGCGACGCGGCGGTCGCCCTGGACGCGTTGCGCCAGGACGTCGCGACCCTGGCGTTCCGACCGGAGGCCGAGCGGGCCATCGCGGTGCCCGCGCTGCGCGCGGTCGACGACCTGCTCGCAGGGAAGACCTCGGCGAAGATCCCCGACGTGGCCGAGAACGCCGCGCCCGCGACGGAGCTGCTGGCCAGCTCCCTGGTGGAGAACGCGTTGCACGCCCGCGCGGCGATCGACCGCACCTTCGGCTACGACAGCCCGTGGAAGAGCTACACGATCTCGTTCGTCCGCCCGGAGCGCCTGCACATCAAGTGA
- the thiD gene encoding bifunctional hydroxymethylpyrimidine kinase/phosphomethylpyrimidine kinase produces MHETPAGHEVQPANDPAPPTALTIAGSDSGGSAGMHADLRTFFACGVHGMTAVTAVTVQNTVGVTGLVEIPPETVAAQVDAVASDIGVDAAKTGVLASAATIEAVMAVCDTHGIGRGGRTPFVVDPVAASRSGEPLLRPDALDALRNEAFPRATLVTPNLDEVRLLTGFDARTRADLLDAAKAIYDFGPQWVLIKSGHLPDDPECVDLLYDGSQATPLPGPRYSTVHTHGAGDAFASSITAALAKGASVPEAVRLGKRFVTRSVEHAYPLGAGIGPVSTFWRVSPRSF; encoded by the coding sequence ATGCACGAGACACCCGCCGGGCACGAGGTCCAGCCCGCGAACGACCCCGCTCCGCCGACCGCGCTGACCATCGCCGGTTCGGACTCCGGAGGCAGTGCCGGCATGCACGCCGACCTGCGGACGTTCTTCGCGTGCGGGGTGCACGGCATGACCGCGGTGACGGCCGTGACGGTGCAGAACACCGTCGGCGTCACCGGGCTGGTCGAGATCCCGCCGGAGACGGTGGCCGCCCAGGTCGACGCGGTCGCCTCCGACATCGGCGTCGACGCCGCCAAGACCGGTGTGCTGGCCTCCGCCGCGACCATCGAGGCGGTCATGGCCGTGTGCGACACCCACGGCATCGGCCGCGGCGGCCGCACCCCGTTCGTCGTCGACCCGGTCGCCGCCTCGCGCAGCGGCGAACCGCTGCTGCGCCCCGACGCGCTCGACGCGCTGCGCAACGAGGCATTCCCGCGCGCGACGCTGGTGACGCCGAACCTCGACGAGGTCCGGCTGCTGACCGGGTTCGACGCGCGCACCCGCGCCGACCTGCTGGACGCGGCGAAGGCGATCTACGACTTCGGCCCGCAGTGGGTGCTGATCAAGAGCGGGCACCTGCCCGACGACCCGGAGTGCGTGGACCTGCTCTACGACGGCAGCCAGGCGACGCCGCTGCCCGGTCCGCGCTACTCGACCGTGCACACCCACGGCGCGGGCGACGCGTTCGCCTCGTCGATCACCGCGGCGCTGGCCAAGGGCGCGTCGGTGCCGGAGGCGGTGCGGCTGGGCAAGCGGTTCGTGACCCGCAGCGTCGAGCACGCCTACCCGCTCGGCGCCGGTATCGGTCCGGTGTCGACCTTCTGGCGCGTCAGCCCCCGCTCGTTCTGA